A window of Parasynechococcus marenigrum WH 8102 contains these coding sequences:
- the mpeA gene encoding class 2 C-phycoerythrin subunit alpha, producing the protein MKSVITTVVGAADSASRFPSASDMESVQGSIQRAAARLEAAEKLAGNYDQVAQEAVDAVYNQYPNGATGRQPRKCATEGKEKCKRDFVHYLRLINYCLVTGGTGPLDELAINGQKEVYKALSIDAGTYVAGFSHLRSRGCAPRDMSAQALTAYNQLLDYVINSLG; encoded by the coding sequence ATGAAGTCCGTCATCACCACCGTCGTCGGCGCAGCCGACAGCGCTTCCCGCTTCCCCTCTGCCTCCGACATGGAGTCCGTCCAGGGCTCCATCCAGCGTGCTGCTGCTCGTCTGGAAGCTGCTGAGAAACTGGCCGGTAACTACGACCAAGTTGCTCAGGAAGCTGTCGATGCTGTGTACAACCAGTACCCCAACGGAGCTACCGGCCGTCAGCCCCGCAAGTGCGCCACCGAAGGCAAAGAGAAGTGCAAGCGTGACTTCGTTCACTACCTGCGCCTGATCAACTACTGCCTGGTCACCGGCGGCACCGGCCCCCTGGATGAGCTAGCCATCAACGGTCAGAAGGAAGTGTACAAAGCACTCAGCATCGACGCTGGAACCTACGTTGCTGGTTTCTCCCACCTGCGTTCCCGCGGTTGCGCTCCTCGCGACATGAGTGCTCAAGCACTGACCGCTTACAACCAGCTGCTCGACTACGTTATCAACTCCCTGGGCTGA
- a CDS encoding phycobilisome rod-core linker polypeptide — translation MLTTQTTPAGMSAANRTKSASYSTSSKAGMNTVARTVAGSIAEFKRNTCSSMGLGIGPRLHSECPFGSVFDEYHPNDSAALERTIRDSYRQVYGNLPPTENERCTSLEARLMNGEITVRDFVNGLAKSPFYKKNYFHSVAPQRGIELNFKHLLGRAPLNQAEIQASIKLQAEHGFDALIDSLTDGAEYAEVFGSDIVPYVRTADSYAGMMTSSFNMMRELASTKVAVSDNAQGSRSRTVSPLALAASSAIKPVTFNYVALTKPAPKLPQQQYSGHQPPKQTDYVAFRPFGIHF, via the coding sequence ATGCTCACCACACAAACTACTCCTGCAGGTATGTCTGCAGCAAATCGAACCAAATCCGCTTCGTATTCCACCTCCAGCAAAGCTGGAATGAATACTGTTGCCCGAACGGTGGCAGGTTCGATTGCAGAGTTTAAGCGGAACACTTGCTCATCTATGGGTCTCGGAATCGGCCCTCGACTCCACAGTGAGTGTCCATTCGGTTCGGTCTTTGATGAGTATCACCCCAATGATAGTGCGGCGTTGGAGCGCACAATCCGCGATAGCTATCGCCAGGTTTACGGGAACCTACCTCCAACGGAAAATGAGCGTTGCACCTCACTGGAAGCACGCCTCATGAATGGAGAAATAACGGTACGTGACTTCGTCAATGGTCTGGCCAAATCTCCTTTTTACAAAAAAAATTACTTCCACTCAGTCGCGCCCCAGCGAGGGATCGAACTGAACTTCAAACACCTCTTAGGGCGAGCTCCACTTAATCAGGCAGAAATTCAGGCCAGCATTAAGCTGCAGGCCGAACATGGATTTGATGCTCTCATCGATAGCCTGACGGATGGGGCAGAATATGCCGAGGTCTTTGGTTCGGATATCGTCCCATACGTGCGGACTGCCGATTCTTATGCCGGAATGATGACGTCCTCCTTCAACATGATGAGGGAGCTTGCCAGCACCAAAGTAGCAGTTAGTGACAACGCTCAGGGATCCCGGAGCCGCACCGTTTCACCACTCGCCTTAGCAGCGAGCAGCGCGATTAAACCTGTGACATTTAACTATGTTGCACTTACCAAGCCTGCTCCAAAGCTGCCTCAACAGCAGTACAGCGGTCATCAGCCTCCTAAGCAGACAGACTACGTCGCATTCCGCCCCTTCGGAATCCACTTCTGA
- a CDS encoding phycobilisome rod-core linker polypeptide → MTEPTTLASQPNVDTSHAAVVVQQTYRQVFGNRHLMELDVNSSIEALFMNGDLTVQGFVMALAQSDTYKKLFFETNSPYQFVELNFKHLLGRPPHDQVELMNHVRLLQDEGFEAEIASYVYSEEYLSAFGVDQVPYNRASESMVGGRTLNYTRSRVVDAGYAGYDSAERQSKLLQSLCSGNSPDVVDRKSVGNANSLTINWTSRRQVGANRRAVQKSVVNQTSMSATIRSILSQGGKILSIAKA, encoded by the coding sequence ATGACTGAGCCCACAACTCTTGCTTCACAACCCAACGTTGATACCAGTCATGCTGCTGTGGTCGTTCAACAAACGTATCGCCAGGTCTTCGGAAACCGACACCTGATGGAGCTTGATGTCAATAGCTCCATCGAGGCACTATTCATGAATGGAGATCTCACCGTCCAGGGTTTTGTCATGGCCCTCGCGCAGTCTGACACTTACAAAAAACTGTTCTTTGAGACCAATAGTCCCTATCAGTTTGTTGAACTTAATTTCAAGCACCTTCTTGGCCGACCTCCTCATGATCAGGTCGAGCTAATGAATCACGTGAGACTGCTGCAAGACGAAGGATTTGAAGCCGAGATAGCAAGCTATGTCTACAGCGAAGAATATCTTTCAGCCTTCGGAGTCGATCAGGTCCCATACAACCGCGCCTCAGAAAGCATGGTTGGAGGACGAACCCTGAACTACACCCGATCAAGAGTTGTTGATGCAGGTTACGCCGGATACGACAGTGCTGAGCGCCAGTCCAAGTTGCTTCAAAGCCTGTGCTCAGGCAACTCACCAGACGTGGTTGATCGCAAGAGTGTCGGAAACGCCAACTCCTTAACGATCAATTGGACGTCACGCCGCCAGGTTGGAGCCAATCGGCGCGCTGTACAGAAATCGGTGGTCAACCAGACATCCATGTCGGCAACGATTCGCTCGATCCTGTCCCAAGGCGGAAAGATCCTTTCTATTGCGAAGGCTTAA
- a CDS encoding phycobiliprotein lyase, translating into MTIEQFVAQSVGKWRSMRSGHSLAFQQFEDVLSEVIIESIEKDDSAVQDLLSTATSNQGHSSDIVAPFRMEWSAESDWEPEDPSQVSSGSCLIIPLKKNDYSGILIRSVGYAESELAESTYQFLDDGTFLLTTHYEQSMAEERIWFVSDNVRCRSSVLKTSAGSGVLQTSFASEVRRVKA; encoded by the coding sequence ATGACGATTGAGCAATTTGTTGCTCAAAGTGTGGGTAAATGGCGCTCCATGAGATCAGGCCATTCTCTCGCTTTTCAACAATTTGAAGACGTTCTTAGCGAAGTAATTATTGAATCCATCGAGAAAGACGATTCTGCTGTTCAAGATTTACTCTCAACCGCAACTTCTAACCAAGGACATAGCTCCGACATCGTCGCGCCATTCAGGATGGAATGGTCAGCTGAAAGTGACTGGGAGCCCGAAGATCCATCTCAAGTTTCATCAGGCTCGTGCCTGATCATCCCACTGAAAAAAAATGATTATTCTGGCATCTTGATCAGAAGTGTGGGGTATGCTGAATCCGAATTAGCAGAGTCGACATACCAGTTTTTAGACGATGGCACATTCTTGCTTACAACGCATTATGAGCAATCAATGGCAGAGGAAAGAATCTGGTTTGTTTCAGACAATGTTCGGTGCAGATCATCTGTATTGAAGACATCTGCAGGCTCAGGAGTTCTACAAACTTCATTTGCCTCTGAAGTCAGACGAGTCAAGGCCTAG
- a CDS encoding chromophore lyase CpcT/CpeT has protein sequence MRNYSAIADFAKTLAGTFDNINQAQENPKDFARIKIFFRPLPWRIFRGPGFYSEQCYDYAPWDPYRQGIHRLVLDQNLFVMENFAFDNPRRLAGAGRNPELLDDLHSESLKRRCGCAMHFRSISPGHYVGNVEPGKSCLIPRDGKLTYLVSEVEVNQTSWISRDRGFDPENNAQVWGSEHGMLRFKKITSFSNEITNEWLELKT, from the coding sequence ATGAGAAATTATTCAGCGATTGCAGACTTTGCCAAGACTCTTGCAGGCACGTTCGATAACATTAATCAAGCACAAGAAAATCCCAAGGATTTCGCACGAATCAAAATTTTTTTTCGGCCATTACCATGGCGCATCTTTAGAGGACCAGGTTTTTATTCTGAGCAATGCTATGACTATGCGCCGTGGGATCCCTACCGGCAAGGGATACATCGCCTAGTACTAGATCAGAACTTGTTTGTAATGGAGAATTTTGCCTTTGATAATCCTCGCCGACTTGCTGGCGCTGGACGTAATCCCGAACTTTTGGACGATCTGCATTCAGAATCATTGAAGAGGCGCTGCGGCTGTGCCATGCATTTCCGATCCATATCTCCTGGACACTACGTTGGCAATGTTGAACCCGGGAAAAGTTGTCTAATTCCAAGGGACGGAAAATTGACTTATCTTGTCAGTGAAGTTGAAGTCAATCAAACCTCCTGGATTAGTCGGGATCGTGGATTTGACCCAGAGAACAATGCGCAAGTCTGGGGATCAGAGCATGGCATGCTGCGATTCAAGAAAATCACAAGTTTTTCAAACGAAATCACTAACGAGTGGCTCGAACTTAAAACCTGA
- a CDS encoding Nif11-like leader peptide family natural product precursor: MSRAEFIRFLQVLEEDLPFRALFQEADPEEILKLADQHGFIFSDEIKGRFLNRWAGVYFCPFANDVGRLCPKMVPEGFSTLLHYSQTTCTKEDKVERFDFRAGGYYEGVKAVTG; this comes from the coding sequence ATGTCGCGCGCGGAATTCATACGCTTTCTTCAGGTCCTGGAAGAAGATTTACCGTTCAGAGCTCTTTTTCAAGAAGCTGATCCCGAGGAAATCCTCAAGCTTGCCGATCAACATGGGTTTATCTTTTCGGATGAAATAAAAGGGCGTTTCCTGAATCGGTGGGCAGGTGTGTATTTCTGCCCATTCGCCAACGATGTGGGAAGGTTATGCCCAAAAATGGTACCCGAGGGATTCAGCACACTGCTGCATTATTCACAAACAACATGTACCAAAGAGGACAAAGTTGAGCGTTTTGATTTTCGCGCTGGTGGCTATTACGAAGGAGTAAAAGCAGTGACTGGATAA
- a CDS encoding pentapeptide repeat-containing protein: MSTTGSAPLNLREWTAPEKLLPNGSPLVPVDARGADWHGIELGELDLRGAKLCRCDLRGTDLSHCQLDGADLRLARYDSQTVVPVGFDLSNSGAVGPGAKLNGVYLNSSDLRGMDLRGSMLLGSYLSGADLSGAILDGVSLAGSDLRSSTMRGAMCRGTRFGTCELDMADLRGANLEGAVLETVESIRGADFSLCTGLGAQIDALLSRSVAELDCWNPLTRSTTRDSLESLRAARSD; encoded by the coding sequence ATGTCCACCACCGGATCTGCACCCCTCAACCTGCGTGAGTGGACGGCACCGGAAAAGCTCTTACCAAACGGTTCACCTCTAGTACCCGTTGATGCAAGAGGTGCTGACTGGCACGGGATCGAGTTGGGCGAGCTCGATTTACGCGGAGCAAAGCTTTGTCGCTGCGATTTACGAGGCACAGATCTCAGTCATTGCCAACTTGATGGCGCTGATCTCCGCCTAGCTCGCTACGACAGCCAAACCGTCGTACCTGTTGGTTTCGACTTGAGCAACAGTGGAGCTGTGGGGCCCGGCGCCAAGCTCAACGGTGTATATCTCAACAGCTCCGACCTGCGAGGCATGGATCTGCGGGGAAGCATGCTGCTTGGCAGCTATCTGAGTGGAGCTGACTTAAGCGGAGCGATACTTGATGGAGTTTCACTGGCCGGTTCAGATCTCCGGTCGTCCACCATGCGGGGAGCAATGTGCCGCGGGACACGATTCGGCACCTGCGAACTAGACATGGCTGATCTTCGCGGCGCTAACTTGGAAGGAGCTGTTCTAGAAACGGTCGAGTCGATCAGAGGCGCCGATTTTTCCCTCTGCACAGGGCTGGGCGCTCAGATCGATGCTCTGTTGTCCCGATCAGTTGCAGAACTCGATTGCTGGAACCCCTTAACACGCTCTACAACACGTGACAGCCTTGAATCGTTACGGGCTGCGAGGTCTGATTAG
- a CDS encoding HEAT repeat domain-containing protein: MAERFDNLVEGLTEDRAMSVILADPETLDRPVDKYMAATRLGASDTEESLDVLIKAAELSPEHLFDRITRRKAIDALGRRKSTRALPTLFRSLSCTDEAAVINAVDAITKIGAPLTESNQRSLIKALDGEDIQKRAVIQAFCRLEINKAEETIRPLANDQNPLVCGAAKAYLARVHKETSGLDDLVPQLIDPIAGRRRSAVIDLGDAGDVTRLEALVTAPVSMSLRARSAFQLVDPNKTCHVPDEYSELISQLLQDNPQHLKLRQEWVCPVDAIEIENNLQHRDEARQYGGALSLMNMDKRSRMELINEIKQKLWSDYVTHYYLTSVISLQGLSERSDLICLALAETIPQYTKSRIAAAWGCLRLRLTDQKPLLEELSVSANWLPLKWTCRQVLKQLS, from the coding sequence ATGGCAGAGCGTTTCGACAACTTGGTTGAAGGATTAACAGAAGATCGTGCCATGTCTGTGATTCTGGCCGACCCAGAGACATTGGATCGACCTGTCGACAAATATATGGCTGCGACGAGGTTGGGAGCTAGCGACACTGAGGAATCCCTTGATGTTCTCATTAAGGCAGCAGAATTAAGTCCGGAACATCTGTTTGACCGAATCACACGACGAAAAGCCATTGACGCTCTAGGCCGCAGAAAAAGCACTAGGGCATTACCTACTCTGTTTCGCTCACTGTCTTGCACAGATGAGGCTGCAGTCATTAACGCTGTTGACGCCATCACAAAAATTGGTGCACCACTAACAGAAAGCAATCAGAGAAGCTTGATCAAGGCACTCGATGGGGAAGATATCCAAAAGCGAGCAGTCATCCAGGCCTTTTGCAGGCTGGAAATCAATAAGGCAGAAGAGACAATACGCCCACTCGCGAACGATCAGAATCCGCTCGTCTGCGGTGCAGCTAAAGCATATTTAGCAAGAGTGCACAAAGAGACCTCCGGTCTAGATGATCTGGTTCCCCAGCTGATCGATCCCATCGCTGGTCGACGCCGATCCGCCGTCATTGACCTTGGCGATGCTGGTGATGTCACAAGATTGGAGGCACTGGTTACGGCACCTGTGTCCATGTCATTACGGGCAAGAAGCGCTTTCCAGCTCGTCGATCCCAACAAAACATGTCACGTTCCTGATGAATATTCAGAATTAATATCGCAACTTTTGCAAGACAACCCACAACATTTAAAGCTCAGACAAGAGTGGGTCTGCCCTGTTGACGCAATTGAAATCGAAAACAATCTTCAACACCGAGACGAAGCACGTCAATACGGTGGGGCTTTGAGCCTAATGAATATGGACAAACGAAGCAGAATGGAATTAATTAATGAAATTAAACAAAAATTATGGAGCGACTATGTTACTCACTATTACTTAACATCAGTCATCAGCCTTCAAGGCTTGTCCGAAAGGAGTGACTTGATCTGCCTAGCTCTGGCCGAAACGATCCCTCAGTACACAAAATCGAGGATTGCAGCAGCCTGGGGTTGCCTGAGATTGAGACTGACTGATCAGAAGCCCCTCCTCGAGGAGCTTTCAGTCTCAGCTAACTGGCTACCACTGAAGTGGACCTGCAGGCAGGTACTTAAACAGTTGTCATGA
- a CDS encoding Nif11-like leader peptide family natural product precursor has translation MTDSSSNVKQDLSLESFITMVRQDPDLKAEIKAALNQDDVIAIAASKGYEFDSSTILRRWSKHTDFTQDTWMGWFDE, from the coding sequence ATGACGGATTCCTCCTCTAACGTAAAGCAAGATTTATCTTTGGAATCATTCATTACAATGGTTCGTCAGGATCCTGATCTCAAAGCTGAAATCAAGGCAGCTCTCAATCAAGATGATGTGATCGCAATCGCTGCATCTAAGGGATATGAATTCGATTCCTCGACTATATTAAGAAGGTGGAGCAAGCACACTGACTTTACTCAGGATACCTGGATGGGATGGTTTGATGAATGA
- a CDS encoding HEAT repeat domain-containing protein encodes MPTVLQDFSNVSSLSDSQLTEEEALQLANELSFKLSDGEKPGSDAASLKKMVAGLGDARGALRLTFAKSLGAVGDEALPILCEALRQHQNVVIRRASAKTLNLIGSKEALPYLLEAFLEDSDPVVLGSSAGAMATIGPDAMDSLLGILKNPDCTPFQVGLINLALSFIGANAPEALLEAAESDVTEVRVAAISALGDQIQKSDDHRAKNRVFRALDDCSPDVRAEAVTLIGKSCDAEDVEHMLTRKLIDKDTQVRKNTAMALMKLEAFNSVESIEKAKSTEDDESVQAVFDVAINILSRNL; translated from the coding sequence ATGCCCACAGTGCTCCAGGATTTCTCTAATGTCTCGTCACTCAGCGACAGTCAGCTCACCGAAGAAGAAGCGCTTCAACTCGCCAACGAACTAAGTTTCAAATTAAGTGATGGTGAGAAACCAGGGTCTGATGCAGCGTCTCTCAAGAAAATGGTTGCTGGCCTTGGTGATGCTAGAGGAGCCCTACGACTAACCTTTGCAAAAAGCCTTGGCGCAGTAGGAGACGAGGCTCTACCCATTCTTTGTGAAGCTCTTCGCCAACACCAAAATGTAGTCATCAGAAGAGCATCAGCCAAAACACTTAATTTGATTGGAAGTAAGGAGGCTCTGCCTTATCTCCTCGAAGCTTTTTTAGAAGACAGTGATCCAGTTGTTCTCGGGTCATCTGCTGGAGCGATGGCAACGATTGGACCCGACGCCATGGACTCATTACTTGGGATCCTGAAAAATCCAGACTGCACACCATTTCAGGTGGGCTTGATTAATCTTGCGCTTAGTTTCATCGGCGCCAATGCACCTGAGGCATTACTCGAGGCTGCAGAGTCAGACGTGACTGAAGTTCGCGTAGCTGCAATTTCAGCCCTAGGAGATCAAATACAAAAGAGTGACGATCATCGTGCAAAAAACAGAGTGTTCAGAGCATTAGATGACTGCTCACCAGACGTTAGAGCAGAAGCTGTAACACTTATCGGAAAATCATGTGATGCCGAAGATGTTGAACATATGCTGACAAGGAAACTGATCGACAAAGACACTCAGGTACGAAAAAACACGGCGATGGCACTGATGAAGCTTGAAGCATTTAACTCTGTAGAAAGCATAGAGAAGGCAAAGTCAACAGAAGATGACGAGTCAGTTCAAGCAGTATTTGATGTCGCCATCAACATACTAAGCAGAAATTTGTGA
- a CDS encoding phycobilisome rod-core linker polypeptide, translating to MASNQTSLGFGATTKWGNPVSFQRKGQAGQKPALTIGEFKKQSCDQMAIGVGPRSHADCPHRVTSECYSPEDNGSLETVIAASYRQVFGNAHVMNFERCTELEAQLRDGRLTVRDFIRGLAKSSFYKSRFFNSVAPQRGVELNVKHLLGRAPETQAEISAMITLQAEQGQGALIDSIVDSAEYLEVFGSDVVPYARSWSSPADLSTAAFPMLAALEKSFAGSDSARGGSPALTRSLASGIAPRISVPSQAVGVRPSASFTSGRFSSKAPGITSGNDSAPLRGDAYVTFGLGQREQETFQRCPGDSPDQLNALIRSAYKQVMGNPHLMEFERALSAESKFIDGYLSTREFVRAVGLSAEYKRRFFETNAPYRFIELNFKHFLGRAPQSQAEISEHTKILAEGGYEAEICSYVDSVEYQSIFGEDTIPYARILTENGRSQVAFNRHLSLAEGFAASDTVLSSSSLVSSVATGMVPSGWSATTTRINRTGTQSGAPDPTKKRFRIVVATQAARSRQRTAGNTYLVSGKDMSSQMKYIHARGGKIVSITEVM from the coding sequence ATGGCCAGCAATCAAACATCACTCGGCTTTGGAGCAACCACGAAGTGGGGAAATCCAGTCAGCTTCCAGCGCAAAGGCCAAGCTGGTCAGAAGCCGGCCCTGACAATTGGGGAGTTCAAGAAGCAATCCTGCGATCAAATGGCGATCGGGGTGGGGCCCCGTAGTCACGCCGACTGCCCTCACCGTGTCACAAGTGAGTGCTACAGCCCGGAGGACAATGGTTCTCTAGAGACAGTCATTGCAGCGTCGTACCGACAGGTCTTCGGGAACGCTCATGTCATGAATTTTGAGCGGTGCACAGAACTTGAAGCTCAGCTCAGGGACGGCCGTCTGACAGTGCGTGATTTCATTAGAGGTCTGGCAAAGTCAAGCTTCTACAAGAGCCGGTTCTTCAACAGCGTTGCTCCACAGCGGGGTGTTGAACTGAATGTCAAACATCTTCTAGGGCGCGCTCCGGAAACTCAGGCTGAGATTTCTGCCATGATCACCCTGCAGGCAGAACAGGGGCAGGGAGCCCTGATCGACAGCATCGTCGATTCAGCTGAATACCTCGAGGTATTTGGAAGCGATGTTGTGCCTTATGCCCGCTCTTGGAGTTCTCCTGCAGACCTCTCGACTGCTGCATTCCCGATGCTGGCAGCTCTCGAGAAGAGTTTCGCCGGCAGTGATAGTGCCCGTGGAGGAAGCCCTGCGCTAACCAGAAGCCTGGCCTCCGGCATAGCTCCTCGGATCAGCGTCCCGAGTCAGGCCGTGGGCGTGCGTCCCTCCGCAAGCTTCACTTCTGGTCGTTTCAGCAGCAAAGCTCCTGGCATCACCAGTGGTAATGACTCCGCTCCGCTTCGCGGCGACGCATACGTCACCTTCGGTCTTGGTCAGCGTGAGCAGGAAACATTTCAGCGTTGCCCAGGAGACAGCCCGGATCAGCTCAATGCCCTGATTCGCTCTGCATACAAACAGGTCATGGGTAACCCCCACCTGATGGAGTTTGAACGCGCTCTGTCGGCAGAAAGCAAGTTCATTGATGGTTATTTGAGCACCCGTGAATTTGTGCGGGCTGTCGGCCTTTCAGCTGAATACAAGCGGCGATTCTTCGAAACCAACGCTCCTTATCGATTCATCGAGCTGAACTTCAAACATTTCCTCGGTAGAGCCCCACAGTCTCAGGCGGAGATCAGCGAACACACCAAGATCCTCGCCGAAGGTGGTTATGAAGCTGAAATCTGCAGCTACGTAGACAGCGTGGAGTATCAGAGCATCTTTGGTGAAGACACCATTCCATACGCCAGGATCCTTACCGAAAACGGCCGCTCCCAGGTTGCCTTCAATCGACATCTCAGCCTGGCAGAAGGCTTCGCAGCTAGTGACACGGTCCTGAGCAGCTCCTCTCTTGTCTCCTCCGTTGCCACAGGAATGGTTCCCAGTGGATGGAGTGCTACGACCACCCGAATCAACCGAACTGGAACACAGTCAGGCGCTCCTGATCCCACGAAGAAGCGCTTCCGGATTGTCGTAGCAACCCAGGCAGCTCGGTCACGTCAGCGCACCGCAGGAAACACTTATCTCGTCTCCGGCAAGGACATGTCCAGCCAAATGAAGTACATCCATGCACGTGGAGGCAAAATTGTCTCCATCACTGAGGTGATGTAA
- a CDS encoding globin family protein, giving the protein MLDAFSRAAVSADSSGSFIGGGELASLKSFIADGNKRLDAVNAITSNASCIVSDAVAGICCENTGLTAPNGGVYTNRKMAACLRDGEIVLRYVSYALLAGDASVLQDRCLNGLRETYAALGVPTGSASRAVAIMKAAAGALITNTNSQPKKMPVTTGDCSNIAGEAASYFDMVISAIS; this is encoded by the coding sequence ATGCTCGACGCATTCTCCAGGGCAGCTGTCTCAGCCGATTCCAGCGGCTCTTTCATCGGCGGCGGCGAACTGGCCTCTCTGAAGTCCTTCATTGCCGATGGCAACAAGCGCCTCGACGCTGTTAACGCCATCACTTCCAACGCTAGCTGCATCGTTTCTGACGCCGTTGCAGGCATCTGCTGCGAGAACACCGGTCTGACCGCCCCCAACGGTGGCGTTTACACCAACCGCAAGATGGCTGCTTGCCTGCGCGATGGTGAGATCGTTCTGCGTTACGTCTCCTACGCCCTGCTGGCTGGTGATGCTTCTGTTCTCCAGGACCGCTGCCTGAACGGACTGCGTGAAACCTACGCTGCACTGGGTGTTCCCACAGGTTCCGCCTCCCGTGCCGTGGCCATCATGAAGGCCGCTGCTGGTGCCCTGATCACCAACACCAACAGCCAGCCCAAAAAGATGCCTGTGACCACTGGAGATTGCTCCAACATCGCCGGCGAAGCTGCCAGCTATTTCGACATGGTGATCAGCGCTATCAGCTGA
- a CDS encoding Nif11-like leader peptide family natural product precursor: MNSPPINEFIQAVVYDHSIATGLKACKTDQDIVDYAASKGFIFSSSEWQLYLALDRKTLSDSELAKILVVPVEHWSWAFRKVALWRAMLMDGV, encoded by the coding sequence ATGAATTCTCCTCCGATTAACGAATTTATCCAGGCGGTTGTGTATGACCATTCAATCGCCACTGGTTTGAAGGCTTGTAAGACTGACCAGGATATTGTTGATTATGCAGCTTCCAAGGGATTTATTTTTTCATCAAGTGAATGGCAGCTATATCTTGCTTTGGATCGTAAGACTTTGAGTGATTCAGAATTGGCAAAGATTCTTGTCGTACCTGTTGAGCATTGGTCCTGGGCATTTCGGAAGGTTGCCTTATGGCGTGCCATGCTGATGGATGGAGTTTGA
- a CDS encoding phycobilisome linker polypeptide — protein MPFGPASLLGVERFSEESEAPFELIPGDDDARKEQIIRAVYKQVLGNAYVMDSERQVVAESQFKLGEISVRDLVRRIAKSDLYRSRFFESCARYRYIELAFRHLLGRAPADFEEMRGHSERLDSSGYDADIDSFVDSDEYQNAFGEWTVPFQRGWKTESCGTMQEFTWSFQLLRGNSSSSLKGDLAGISSKLGGSAYQNRAIPVVPPSSTEALGWSFRPSPNLQDAPTRLGVGAGEQGLTYRVEVTAYSANNVRRISRYTRSNRVFYVPFDKLSEQFKRIHREGGKIASITPVT, from the coding sequence ATGCCCTTTGGACCTGCCTCACTTCTAGGGGTCGAACGCTTCTCGGAAGAGAGTGAGGCACCATTCGAGCTGATCCCTGGCGATGACGATGCCCGAAAAGAACAAATCATTCGGGCGGTGTACAAGCAGGTTCTTGGCAATGCTTATGTCATGGACAGCGAGCGTCAGGTTGTCGCTGAATCTCAGTTCAAGCTTGGAGAGATCAGCGTCCGTGACCTGGTTCGCCGCATAGCCAAGAGCGACCTGTATCGCAGCCGCTTCTTTGAAAGCTGCGCACGCTACCGCTACATCGAGTTGGCCTTCCGTCACCTACTGGGTCGTGCGCCCGCCGACTTTGAGGAAATGCGTGGCCATTCTGAGCGGCTTGACAGCAGTGGATACGACGCCGACATCGACAGCTTCGTGGACTCTGATGAGTATCAGAACGCTTTCGGGGAATGGACGGTGCCCTTTCAACGGGGTTGGAAAACCGAAAGCTGTGGAACCATGCAGGAATTCACCTGGAGCTTTCAACTGTTGCGAGGCAATAGCAGCAGCAGTCTGAAAGGAGACCTTGCTGGCATCAGCAGCAAGCTCGGTGGTTCTGCATACCAGAACCGTGCCATCCCCGTGGTTCCACCGTCTTCAACCGAAGCCTTGGGATGGAGCTTCCGTCCTTCCCCAAATCTGCAGGATGCACCAACTCGCCTGGGGGTCGGCGCAGGCGAGCAAGGCCTCACATATCGCGTGGAGGTCACCGCTTACAGCGCCAACAACGTTCGTCGGATCTCCCGCTACACCCGCAGCAACCGGGTCTTCTACGTGCCGTTCGACAAGCTCTCGGAGCAGTTCAAACGCATTCACCGCGAAGGAGGAAAGATCGCCAGCATCACGCCGGTGACCTGA